In Lutra lutra chromosome 5, mLutLut1.2, whole genome shotgun sequence, a single genomic region encodes these proteins:
- the CDH6 gene encoding cadherin-6 codes for MRTYRYFLLLFWVGQPYPTFSAPLSKRTSGFPAKKRALELSGNSKNELSRSKRSWMWNQFFLLEEYTGSDYQYVGKLHSDQDRGDGSLKYILSGDGAGDLFIINENTGDIQATKRLDREEKPVYILRAQAINRRTGRPVEPESEFIIKIHDINDNEPIFTKDVYTATVPEMSDVGTFVVQVTATDADDPTYGNSAKVVYSILQGQPYFSVESETGIIKTALLNMDRENREQYQVVIQAKDMGGQMGGLSGTTTVNITLTDVNDNPPRFPQSTYQFKTPESSPPGTPIGRIKASDADMGENAEIEYSITEGEGLDMFDVVTDQETQEGVITVKKLLDFEKKKVYTLKVEASNPHVEPRFLYLGPFKDAATVRIMVEDVDEPPVFSKLAYILQIREDAQINTTIGSVTAQDPDAARNPVKYSVDRHTDMDRIFNIDSGNGSIFTSKLLDRETLLWHNITVIATEINNPKQSSRVPLYIKVLDVNDNAPEFAEFYETFVCEKAKADQLIQTLRAIDKDDPYSGHQFSFSLAPEAASGSNFTIQDNKDNTAGILTRKNGYNRHEMSTYLLPVVISDNDYPVQSSTGTVTVRVCACDHHGNMQSCHAEALVHPTGLSTGALIAILLCIVTLLVTVVLFAALRRQRKKEPLIISKEDIRDNIVSYNDEGGGEEDTQAFDIGTLRNPEAIEDSKLRRDIVPEALFLPRRTPAARDNTDVRDFINQRLKENDTDPTAPPYDSLATYAYEGTGSVADSLSSLESVTTDGDQDYDYLSDWGPRFKKLADMYGGVDSDKDS; via the exons TTACATTCAGACCAGGATAGAGGAGATGGATCACTTAAATATATCCTTTCAGGAGATGGAGCAGGAGATCTCTTCATTATCAATGAAAACACAGGGGATATACAGGCCACCAAGAGGCTGGACAGGGAAGAAAAACCTGTTTACATCCTTCGAGCTCAAGCTATAAACAGAAGGACAGGGAGGCCAGTGGAGCCTGAATCCGAATTCATCATCAAGATCCATGACATCAACGACAATGAACCAATATTTACCAAGGATGTTTACACGGCCACTGTTCCCGAAATGTCTGATGTTG GCACATTTGTTGTCCAAGTCACTGCAACTGATGCTGATGACCCAACTTATGGGAACAGTGCAAAAGTGGTGTATAGTATCCTACAGGGGCAGCCCTATTTTTCAGTTGAATCAGAAACAG GTATCATCAAGACAGCTTTGCTCAACATGGATCGAGAAAACAGGGAGCAGTACCAAGTGGTGATTCAAGCCAAGGATATGGGTGGTCAGATGGGGGGATTATCTGGGACCACCACAGTGAACATCACGCTGACTGATGTCAACGACAATCCTCCCCGGTTTCCCCAGA GTACATACCAGTTTAAAACCCCTGAATCTTCTCCACCGGGTACACCAATTGGCAGGATCAAAGCCAGCGACGCTGACATGGGAGAAAATGCTGAAATTGAGTACAGcattacagagggagaggggctggacaTGTTTGATGTCGTCACCGACCAGGAAACCCAGGAAGGGGTTATTACTGTCAAAAAG CTCTTGgactttgaaaagaagaaagtgtaCACCCTCAAGGTGGAAGCCTCCAATCCTCACGTGGAACCCCGCTTTCTCTACCTGGGTCCGTTCAAAGATGCAGCTACTGTCAGAATTATGGTGGAAGACGTGGATGAGCCCCCGGTCTTCAGCAAACTGGCCTACATCCTGCAGATAAGAGAAGATGCTCAGATAAACACGACAATAGGCTCAGTCACAGCCCAAGATCCAGATGCTGCCAGGAATCCGGTCAA GTATTCTGTTGATCGACACACAGATATGGACAGAATATTCAACATTGATTCTGGAAATGGTTCAATTTTTACATCGAAACTTCTTGACCGAGAAACGCTGCTGTGGCACAATATCACAGTGATAGCAACAGAGATCA ATAACCCAAAGCAAAGCAGCCGAGTCCCTCTATATATCAAAGTTCTAGATGTCAATGACAATGCCCCAGAGTTTGCTGAATTCTATGAAACCTTTGTCTGCGAAAAAGCAAAAGCAGATCAG ttGATTCAGACCCTACGAGCCATTGACAAAGATGACCCTTACAGCGGGCACCAGTTCTCGTTCTCTCTGGCCCCTGAAGCAGCCAGTGGCTCAAACTTTACCATTCAAGACAACAAAG ATAACACGGCAGGAATCTTAACTCGGAAGAATGGCTATAACAGACACGAGATGAGCACCTATCTCCTGCCAGTGGTGATTTCTGACAACGACTACCCAGTCCAAAGCAGCACTGGGACCGTGACTGTCCGGGTCTGTGCATGTGACCACCACGGGAACATGCAGTCATGCCACGCGGAGGCCCTCGTGCACCCCACGGGCCTGAGCACGGGGGCCCTGATCGCCATCCTTCTGTGCATCGTGACCCTACTAG TGACAGTGGTGCTGTTTGCAGCTTTGAGGCGGCAGCGGAAGAAAGAACCTTTGATCATATCCAAAGAGGACATCAGAGACAACATTGTCAGTTACAACGACGAAGGTGGTGGAGAGGAGGACACCCAGGCCTTTGATATCGGCACCCTGCGGAATCCCGAAGCCATAGAGGACAGCAAATTACGCAGGGACATCGTGCCCGAGGCCCTTTTTCTACCCCGACGGACTCCAGCAGCTCGCGACAACACCGACGTCCGGGATTTCATTAACCAAAGGTTGAAGGAGAATGACACGGACCCCACCGCCCCGCCCTACGACTCCTTGGCCACCTATGCCTACGAGGGCACCGGCTCGGTGGCCGATTCGCTGAGCTCGCTGGAGTCGGTGACCACGGATGGAGACCAAGACTACGACTACCTTAGTGACTGGGGCCCCCGGTTCAAAAAGCTCGCGGACATGTATGGAGGCGTGGACAGTGACAAAGACTCCTAA